TGTCAAAAAAAGATGAAAATGACAAAGAAATCGTACTAGCGGTCAAAAACGAGGCAGTAGATAAGAATAATCTCAAAGAGCTGGTTTCCACTCCTTTCAGCGTTTATAAGATACCGATGTCAGAAAAGGAAATCATTTTTCAAAAGTGATTTTTTTTTGAGACAATAAAAAAACATTTCCTTTTGTCGATCAATGTGGCCGTTCAGGGTACAAAGTTTACCCATTTTTCCATTTGATATAACTTTGTGGCACTAACCCCAAATTAGTATACATGAAAACGACAAAACTTTTGTTGGCCCTAGTCCTTATTTTCTGTGGACCTTCCACCTTTGCACAAGAAGACCTTCAACTGACCAAAAAAGACAGTATGGTCGTAAGCTCGTGGATGTTTGGCGTTGGAATCAATATTGTCGATGACGCCGGTAGCGAATTTGACGGTCTGCTGGATGCCGGAGACAACTGGAACATGGTACCGTTCCCTTCACGTATTAGCATTGGCAAATACTTCAAAAATGGTCTCGGTCTTGAAGCCATAGGTACTTACAACCAATACCAAGAAGGTAAGATTATCGATAATGTCGTCAATACTGAAGACATTGACTACTTTGCGGTAGATTTGAGGGCAAGCTATGATTTGAACAAGATTTTGGGCGAGACCGGCTTTTTTGATCCCTATGTTGGGGTGGGGGCCGGATATACCGATGCCAACAACCAAGGGCGGGGAACCTACAACGCCACGGTAGGGTTTAGAACGTGGTTCTCTGATCGTTGGGGACTTGATTTCAATTCGAGTGGAAAATGGGCCATGAAGCTGGAAGATGGTGTGACCAACCATATTCAGCATGCGGTTGGTGTGGTGTATCGCTTTGACACCGAAAAGGACCTTACTCCAAGAGGAAAGGAAAAACTGATGCTCTTACAAGAGATGGAAAAAGAGCAGCAGCGCATACAAGATTCGATTGCGGCAGCAAAAAGGGCCGAAGAAGAGGCCAAAAGACTTGCAGAAGAGCTTGAAAGACAGAAAGAGGCTGAACGGTTGGCGGCAGAGGAACGGGCAAAACAGCAGGCCGAGGAAGCCAGAAGAAAAGCACTTCAAGATAAAATCGACGGGCTTGGCAAGGTATACTTCGCCTTGAACTCCTCGTATCTCAATAAAAGGGACAAAGAATTACTTGATGAGTTGATTGCCATCTTGCAGGAAAACCCAGGGGTAAAGATCAAAGTGGCCGCCCATACCGATTCGAGGGGTACCGAAAAGTATAACCAGTGGCTTTCTGAAAGACGAATGGAGCGAACGGTACAATATCTAATTGACAAGGGGGTGTCAGATGATAGAATACTCAAAGAGGCCTATGGCGAAACCCAGTTGACAAATGAATGTGACGATGGGGTACCCTGTTCTGAGGAAAAGCATCGAGAGAATAGGAGGTCAGAGTTTTTGATTGTCGAGTTTTAGAGAGATTCCAAAAATAAGGGAAAAGGAGCCGTTTTAGGCTCCTTTTTTATTCCCAAAAACCAATTGTTGGGCATTGGATTTTCCCTTGAACAGGTAGATGTTTTGATTTTTTTTTGACTGCAATATGGCAACATCGCTATACTGCTCAACCTTTGAATAGAGGAAATCGCACATGTACTTCTTTAAAAAATGGTTTTTTGATTTTGGCAATTCCAAAGTATGGTAGCCAGTGATGGAAACCGAAACGTCAACCTCGGTGATGCTCACCTTTTGAGGGCTATGGCCTCTGTCGTTTTTCTTTTTTATGATGAAGTCTTTTAACTTATAGACCAGTTCGTTCACATTTTTTGATTTTAGATATTCTTTTGCACTGATGCGAACGATTTCGATATTTGCGAGCAGTCTGGTCAGAGGTTTGTTTTTTCGATAAACGATGTGATGTTGGTATTGGTAGATGTTGTTGCTCCAACGTCTTTTATAGTCCATCCCCCCTACACCCATTTCATAGACACAATGATCGTTTTCTATGCACCATTGCAATTGCTTGTAGATTTCTACATGGCCAAGACCAAATTTGGCATAGTTGATATCGTAAGAAGAAATTGCACTGAAGAGTATTTTGTCGAAGTGGTAGTTGAGCGATATTTGAATTGGGTGCTCACCATCATAAATAACAAAGAGAGAGGCCTGTTTGTTGAGGATTTTGGGACGGGTTTCATTGACTAATGTTTCCCAACGGTGAAATTCTTTGTGGGTTTCTTTTCGCTGCCCGAAACGGGCGATGATCATCTGGTGCAGTGACCCCATGATGAAACGATAGGTCTTTTCGTCAATTTCCCCATAAAACAGTTTGTATTTGATAGGAAAACAGTGCTCTAACCGGTTGACGTAACGCCTGATGATGCTGCGATACTTCGATTTGAACTGTCTTTTTAGATATTCATCGATAGATGCAATATTGTCTAGATGTATAGAATACCCCCAGTTGAACTGTTTAACAACTTGGGTGGCCAGCAACCGTTCAGAAACGATTTGCAGCTGCATGTATTCGGGTACCAACCGAAGTGAGTAACAGTTGATGACCTTTTCTGTTGAATGCGAAATATTGTCGTTTTGAATTGTTTTGCCAAAATAGCCTATGCTTTGGATAATGGATGGGATTTCCCCATTTTCCATTGCGGCACCAAAAAAATCCAACGCTATTATAGAAGGAGTTCCCATATTAAAGGAGTTTGACTTTAAACAATTCTTTGGATATGCCTTTTTTATGCGTTAATCTTTTCAAGATGTGATTATCGTAAGTTTTTGGGCTGTCTCTTTGCCCATGAAATAATAATCAGCACTATTCTTTCTTGAATGGTAAACCGAAACGTCTTTGTCAAATTCGAAGTTAAGAAAGAGAAAGTCAAAGAACTTTTCTCTTAAAAAACTGTACTTGCCATCATCTATATTTATTTTTATGAGACTTTCAACTGACGGTATTTTGTCTCTTTTTTCGATTCTGAATTTTGGACTGTGCACTTGTACGTTCTTGAACAACGACTTTTTTTTGTTTCTAACGAAACTACGGTACAATTTGTTGATTTTTAACATTTTAAAAATAGGAAGCAATTTATAGGTCAAACTGAGCTTCCATAGGGTTAGATTGGCTCTTATTGCGCTTCTAATATCTGCTGCATCATAAATTAATTGTTTTTTGAAAATATAGTTTCCGGTTCTAAATCTTTCTTTGTAGTAAAAATCTCCTTTAGACATGTCAACCAGCCTAAAATTATTTTCAAACGCCCATTGAATCACGCTTGTCAATGCAATAAACCCCAACTTAAACTTTGAGTAATCGATGTCATACGCAATCACGTCGATATCCAATATATGCCCATGAGTTGAATTTACATAAATGGCTATGGGTCTTTCATTGTGGTATATAGTAAAAATGCTCGCCTTTTTTTGCAGAATCGACCGGTAAAGGCTGTCGTATCGTTGTTGCCAAAACTCCAATTCCTCCCAATAGGTGTTCTTTTGCTGGTGCCTTCTCAAAAGCATTTGGTGGCAGGCCTTAAAAATCTTATCGTATTCAGGCTTGTCAATTTGACCAAAATACATTTTGTAAACCGGCCTGATACATAGTTGCAATCGCTTTTCACATCTGCGTAGTGTCGCTCTTCTTTGCGAACTTAGCACATTGTTCATATAGTCTTCAAAGTTCCTGAACCTTGTGAGGTTGATCAAAGATCCTTCGTACGTATTGACCTCCTTTATTCTTAAATCCGCAAGGTCTCTACGCAAAGTTGTGTTGAGATACTCAGGCACATCGTCTATTTGAAACACACCTTTTAAATGAACTGATGTCATTGTATGCTCTATTTGAACAAGTTCACGGTCGGTTTCACGATCAAAAACGCTTTCATAGAACAGATGTAGCCGGTCTTTTTGTAGCAGGTCGCTGCCAAAATGAAGCCTCTTTTCGATATTGTGGTGCGATCCATTCATACTTTTGACCTGTATTTATAACCATTAAAAAGAGGTAAAATCAAAGCACACATTAATTTTCGATTAGTATTTTTTGGGCAGCGGATTTTCCTTTTAGGTAAAACTCACGCGCATTCTTTTTACTTGCCAACACTTTAATTTCACTAAATTTTTGGTGGGTCTTGTAGATGAAATCATTTATGGGTTTTACAATCCAAGAATTCTTAGGATCCCAAGGGTCTATGTTCATAAGCGAACCCCAATCAGGTTGCTCAAAATCATTTAGCGCAACAAATTTCTTGTGCAATTCAACGTGCAGGTTTTTTTGAAAATGCTTGTAACGGAATCTAAAGTAAATGCCCCAAAGGTATTGTACCTTGATTTTTTTCAGAAAGTTGATTGTATTATAGATTCCATGACCATAGGTTTTTTTAAAGAATGCCAAGGCACGATATTTTAATCGTGAAGAATCATAGATTAAGTGCTTATAAAAAACATATTTTTCATCTACCCATTTTCTTTTGTAATGGTAGTCTCCCCTGCCGAGGTCAAGAATTTCAAAACCTTGATCAAAACACCATTCAACATGTTTGTAAAGATCAATGGTTCCTAGGCTGAATGAATCGTAATCGATATCGTAGCTACCTATACTTGTGCCCAATACATTGCCATTTATGACACTGGTCGATATATCAATTGGCTTTTTGCCATGGTAGATGACAAAAATGGCTGCCCGTTTCTTTTGTATCATGGGAAACAATAGTTCTCTGTATTCTTCTAACAATGGCAAATCAATATTTTCCTCATTTTTTTGCGCAAAACGGCGCATCATGAACTTTTTGAGAAAATCGAACAATCTATGGTATTCTTTTTCATCAATTTCGCCATAGTATATATGATAAGTCGGCTCTATACAAGTGTCAAGCCTTTTTAGATATCTCCTGATTTTGGACCTACTTGACTTGCCGAAGTGGTTTTTTAAGTAATCGTCAATGTTTTGATATTGCGCCAAATTGGCAAGAAAGCCATCATTTACTTTCCAGCTCTTTCTACTGAAATTTTTGAGTTCATCATGTAAATGAAATGTTAGGTAATCTGGTACTTCCGTAAAAAGATAAATTTTGTTGAGGCTCTCTTGTTCAAGATGGTCGTTTCTTTTGAAAAGCGTCTTGCCAGTTACCGATTCGCTTACTCTTGAAAATATTTCGGGAACGACATCTTTTTCAAAAAAAGATTGCGAAAGACTTACGGGTTTGTTGTTTTGTTCTTTGTCTGCCATTGGTCTTAATATAGCTTTCCAGTATAGGATTTGTAGATGAATACTAACCTATCATATCTAATAATACCTCCCAAGAATCCGATATCTCTTAAAGATTTCATCAGTTGGAGTTTTGACCATTGTACCAGCATCATTAGAAGAGAAACAAGATTTTTTCTGTTGTAATGTAGGTGATAGTGAAAATCATAGCTTTGGTTGCACCATTTGTTTTTGAAGGGAGTCTCGCCCATTGCTAGATCTATTAACTTGATGCTGCTTTCAAAGCACCATTGTAAATGTTTTGACATACTGATATCTCCCAAGTTGTAGTTTGAATAATCTATGTCGAAACCTTCTAATTCACTGAAAACCGTGTCTTCAAAGTGGTAGTTAAGTGTGATGCAAATGGGTTTTTCTGCGTCATATATTACAAAAAGGCTAGCGAGCTTTTGATTTATTTTCTCATAAGTGAGTTCATGGTAATAGCTCCACCTTTCTAGATATTTATTGTGTACTTTCTTTTGATCAAAACGTTTTTTCAAGAAATCCGCCAATTTTCCCATTAGTATGGCGTAAAGATGCCGGTCAATCTCCCCGTGATAGATATGGTACGAAACCTTATGATTTTGGGCCAGGGCGGTCATCATCTTTCTCAACCGCTTTTTACTTCGTTTGCTAAGTTGGCGGTCTATATATTCATCGACAGAAGTATAATCGTGAAGATTTACCAGAAACCCCTTGTATTGCACAATAGATTTTGTGCTGAAATTTTTGGGAAGAAACTTGGGAACCACTGAAAGATATTCCGGAATGTCGAAGATTTTATAGAGGTTGTACTTTTTTTGATTCTTGCTATTGTAATGGCTTATTTGGTATATGCTTTGGGTCAAATTATTTTGAACTGAATTATCATAAAAAGGATGAACCTTTTGTTCATTGAACAAATCAAAAACCAAATGTGCCTTAGCTGGGACATTGGTTTGACGAGAATCGATATTTTTTGTTTCCTCCGTCAATATGTGCTATTGTTGGTCAGTATTATTCATGGATGACCAAGTATTTTTTGTGATTTTTTCCCTTTATCATGAAAATTTTTCCTGAGTTCGCCTGAAAAAGCAATATGTCTTTCAGCTTTTCGCCGGTAAGATATAAGAAGTCGAACCCCCTTTTTCTTACCACATCTTTGGCCAGTTCAAGAGAAACTGGAGTCCAATCAAGGTTTGTGCTGTCTTCTAAGCTATCGGTAAGCATTAATGCATTCTGACGATTGGGCTCATTGGATATTTTGAAATTCTTTAGCAGGTAAGTGGCTTTATGCACATGCCAATTCACATTTTTTCTTCTTAGGTATCCCTTAAGACGAAAAAAGAGGGCTGCTAAATTTGCCAACCCTGTGGAAAGAGCTGATTTGGGATTATAGAGTAAGTGATATTCAAATTGATACTCATGAGTACTCCACCGGGCCTTATAATCGAAATATCCTTTTGAAAAGTCCAGTTTTTTGTAGCCTTTTTCAATGCACCACTGAATCAATTGCATGATACTGCACGAACCTAAATGAAACTTTGAAAAATCAACGTCAAAAACGGTGATGGCATCGATTACAGTATCACCATTAAAATAAAGAAGTGTAATGGCTATTGGGCATTCTTTTTCAAAAACCACGGACAAGGCTGCCTTTTTCTCGTGTATTAGGGGGTAGGCCACCTCTCGGTAAAAATTCCATTCTTTGGGGTCAAGATTATTGTTATAAACCCTTTTTTCTAAAAATCGTTTTTCCAGCAAATCGTTGAATTGTATGAAAAGATGGTCATAAACCTCTTTTTTAATAGACCCATGAAAAACCCGATAAGATATATCAAAACATGTCTCAAGTCTTTTCCTATACTTTTTTAGTTTATACCTACTGCTTTTTTTAAAATGTTTCATTAGGTAGTCATCAACATCCAAAAAATTATCCAGGTCAATAAAGAAACCGGGATATTGGTGGAGTTTTATGATTTTTAGGTGACCATTGATTTCATGGGCTTTATTTTCAATATACGAGGGTACATCATATATCATCAGTGTTTTATGGCTAATTCCATGAAAGGCATTCTTTTTCACGGTGTATGCAAGCCCTTTGGTAAGGTTTTTTCCGACGTTGAAGTAAAAAGGTAAGTTGGAATTGCGAACAAAAGAGATTCCGGAAATTCCGTTGATTTCAATTACTTTTTCAGAGGTGCAGAAATGCTGTTTCCAAATAGAAGTGAAGGTTTTTGAAGCAAAAGGATTTTCGCTCATATTTGTTTTATTAACTACCGGGGGAAGGCACAACGATAGCAGGGAAAGAACTTTTGACAACTTTTACTATTGTATCCACATCTGATGTTTCGGTTGGTCACCAATTCATCATAAACCTGCTGGTCTACAATATATTTCCAAATTTTAAAGCTTTTGAAATCTTTTGAATATCCTGACTTAAACCTAAATAAACTATCTTGATTGTTACCAACGCCCCCCCCAAGGTTAAAATATTTGAACCCTTTATCGGTGGCCTTAATACGCATATCATCTATTAAGACCTTTATTGGGTTGAGTCTTAAATACTCTTTTCGTGCACCAGATAGGTGATATTGCACTATGTCGTTGGTCATGGTAAAAATGGCCCCACCTGCCAGATCATTCGAAACCTTGTCATATGCGAGAAGAAACTTGGTGTTGAAATCAGTGCTTTTCCATAGATTGAGAAAATAGCTGCCGGGAAAAAAATATTGGTCTTTTGCGTTTACCCGAAGCATGTTCTCATAGTAAATAGAGACAAGCTCTTTGATTTCAGCTTCGCTGCCAGCATCTTTTATCAAATAATTTTTCCTACATTTATTGATATAGGTTTTTAGACGTGGATTATAGACTTTACGTTGGCTTTCCAGACTTTTTGTCAAATCTATATTAATTAGCTGCCCCAAAGCCTCAATGGTTCCTGAATGTTTCAGGATGACCCCTTGGTTTGGAATAAACGGATTTAGCCTTGAGAATACAGAGGCGACAGCCTTTTCGCTCAAAAAGTTTTTCAAGTCATGTGCAAAATCCCTACTATTAAAATCAGGCCCAATATTACTGGAAATGGGGCCACAATAACCATAGGCTGAAGTAGCGTCATTATGTGCGGTATCCCTTATGGCTTTTAGCATCAAGGGAATTGCAATTAAACAACCTTGCTTTTCGTAGATAACAAGGATAGGTTTTTCTCCATTGCTCTTTGAAACATGATGATACCCATAGGTATGATAGGCATCATATGTGTCTACCATTTTCAGAACATTGCCCCAGTCCTTTTCGTTTTCGACAACGGTAATCATGCCAGTCAGCTATTTTTTTTGGGTGAAGGTACTTTAAGTTTGATTTTGAAGCAATTATGGTAAATATAAGTCTATTGGGCATATCGATTTTATTTAACAGATTAATTGTTAAAAATATCGATGACTGAAAAATCATTTGGGTTTCAATAATCAAAACAGGAAAAGCTAATCACTTGTTGCCGTAATTTTCTTGTAGTCAACCTT
This portion of the Flagellimonas lutaonensis genome encodes:
- a CDS encoding OmpA family protein, with amino-acid sequence MKTTKLLLALVLIFCGPSTFAQEDLQLTKKDSMVVSSWMFGVGINIVDDAGSEFDGLLDAGDNWNMVPFPSRISIGKYFKNGLGLEAIGTYNQYQEGKIIDNVVNTEDIDYFAVDLRASYDLNKILGETGFFDPYVGVGAGYTDANNQGRGTYNATVGFRTWFSDRWGLDFNSSGKWAMKLEDGVTNHIQHAVGVVYRFDTEKDLTPRGKEKLMLLQEMEKEQQRIQDSIAAAKRAEEEAKRLAEELERQKEAERLAAEERAKQQAEEARRKALQDKIDGLGKVYFALNSSYLNKRDKELLDELIAILQENPGVKIKVAAHTDSRGTEKYNQWLSERRMERTVQYLIDKGVSDDRILKEAYGETQLTNECDDGVPCSEEKHRENRRSEFLIVEF
- a CDS encoding GNAT family N-acetyltransferase, giving the protein MGTPSIIALDFFGAAMENGEIPSIIQSIGYFGKTIQNDNISHSTEKVINCYSLRLVPEYMQLQIVSERLLATQVVKQFNWGYSIHLDNIASIDEYLKRQFKSKYRSIIRRYVNRLEHCFPIKYKLFYGEIDEKTYRFIMGSLHQMIIARFGQRKETHKEFHRWETLVNETRPKILNKQASLFVIYDGEHPIQISLNYHFDKILFSAISSYDINYAKFGLGHVEIYKQLQWCIENDHCVYEMGVGGMDYKRRWSNNIYQYQHHIVYRKNKPLTRLLANIEIVRISAKEYLKSKNVNELVYKLKDFIIKKKNDRGHSPQKVSITEVDVSVSITGYHTLELPKSKNHFLKKYMCDFLYSKVEQYSDVAILQSKKNQNIYLFKGKSNAQQLVFGNKKGA
- a CDS encoding GNAT family N-acetyltransferase, with amino-acid sequence MADKEQNNKPVSLSQSFFEKDVVPEIFSRVSESVTGKTLFKRNDHLEQESLNKIYLFTEVPDYLTFHLHDELKNFSRKSWKVNDGFLANLAQYQNIDDYLKNHFGKSSRSKIRRYLKRLDTCIEPTYHIYYGEIDEKEYHRLFDFLKKFMMRRFAQKNEENIDLPLLEEYRELLFPMIQKKRAAIFVIYHGKKPIDISTSVINGNVLGTSIGSYDIDYDSFSLGTIDLYKHVEWCFDQGFEILDLGRGDYHYKRKWVDEKYVFYKHLIYDSSRLKYRALAFFKKTYGHGIYNTINFLKKIKVQYLWGIYFRFRYKHFQKNLHVELHKKFVALNDFEQPDWGSLMNIDPWDPKNSWIVKPINDFIYKTHQKFSEIKVLASKKNAREFYLKGKSAAQKILIEN
- a CDS encoding GNAT family N-acetyltransferase; the encoded protein is MTQSIYQISHYNSKNQKKYNLYKIFDIPEYLSVVPKFLPKNFSTKSIVQYKGFLVNLHDYTSVDEYIDRQLSKRSKKRLRKMMTALAQNHKVSYHIYHGEIDRHLYAILMGKLADFLKKRFDQKKVHNKYLERWSYYHELTYEKINQKLASLFVIYDAEKPICITLNYHFEDTVFSELEGFDIDYSNYNLGDISMSKHLQWCFESSIKLIDLAMGETPFKNKWCNQSYDFHYHLHYNRKNLVSLLMMLVQWSKLQLMKSLRDIGFLGGIIRYDRLVFIYKSYTGKLY
- a CDS encoding GNAT family N-acetyltransferase, which gives rise to MITVVENEKDWGNVLKMVDTYDAYHTYGYHHVSKSNGEKPILVIYEKQGCLIAIPLMLKAIRDTAHNDATSAYGYCGPISSNIGPDFNSRDFAHDLKNFLSEKAVASVFSRLNPFIPNQGVILKHSGTIEALGQLINIDLTKSLESQRKVYNPRLKTYINKCRKNYLIKDAGSEAEIKELVSIYYENMLRVNAKDQYFFPGSYFLNLWKSTDFNTKFLLAYDKVSNDLAGGAIFTMTNDIVQYHLSGARKEYLRLNPIKVLIDDMRIKATDKGFKYFNLGGGVGNNQDSLFRFKSGYSKDFKSFKIWKYIVDQQVYDELVTNRNIRCGYNSKSCQKFFPCYRCAFPR
- a CDS encoding GNAT family N-acetyltransferase, yielding MSENPFASKTFTSIWKQHFCTSEKVIEINGISGISFVRNSNLPFYFNVGKNLTKGLAYTVKKNAFHGISHKTLMIYDVPSYIENKAHEINGHLKIIKLHQYPGFFIDLDNFLDVDDYLMKHFKKSSRYKLKKYRKRLETCFDISYRVFHGSIKKEVYDHLFIQFNDLLEKRFLEKRVYNNNLDPKEWNFYREVAYPLIHEKKAALSVVFEKECPIAITLLYFNGDTVIDAITVFDVDFSKFHLGSCSIMQLIQWCIEKGYKKLDFSKGYFDYKARWSTHEYQFEYHLLYNPKSALSTGLANLAALFFRLKGYLRRKNVNWHVHKATYLLKNFKISNEPNRQNALMLTDSLEDSTNLDWTPVSLELAKDVVRKRGFDFLYLTGEKLKDILLFQANSGKIFMIKGKNHKKYLVIHE
- a CDS encoding GNAT family N-acetyltransferase; translated protein: MNGSHHNIEKRLHFGSDLLQKDRLHLFYESVFDRETDRELVQIEHTMTSVHLKGVFQIDDVPEYLNTTLRRDLADLRIKEVNTYEGSLINLTRFRNFEDYMNNVLSSQRRATLRRCEKRLQLCIRPVYKMYFGQIDKPEYDKIFKACHQMLLRRHQQKNTYWEELEFWQQRYDSLYRSILQKKASIFTIYHNERPIAIYVNSTHGHILDIDVIAYDIDYSKFKLGFIALTSVIQWAFENNFRLVDMSKGDFYYKERFRTGNYIFKKQLIYDAADIRSAIRANLTLWKLSLTYKLLPIFKMLKINKLYRSFVRNKKKSLFKNVQVHSPKFRIEKRDKIPSVESLIKINIDDGKYSFLREKFFDFLFLNFEFDKDVSVYHSRKNSADYYFMGKETAQKLTIITS